The following are from one region of the Girardinichthys multiradiatus isolate DD_20200921_A chromosome 9, DD_fGirMul_XY1, whole genome shotgun sequence genome:
- the LOC124874365 gene encoding ceramide synthase 2-like, producing the protein MEALLNEWLWQEEYWLPPGISWQDIKTKDEDGRFPLPRDLLITLPLAFVFIALRYVFERIIAIPFSKCLGVKDRIRIQAPSIPKLDAFYKHISGQPSQSQVVSLGRQCGLSQRKIHTWFRHRRNQDRPSSTKKFCEASWRFVFYIVSFAAGLGSLINTAWFWDPRECWTGYPKQPVADAHYWYYILELSFYLSLLLSVSVDVKRKDFKEQVVHHIATIFLIGFSYCANYVRVGTLVMLVHDSSDFLLESAKMFHYAVWTRTCDSLFVIFAVVFLVTRLVVFPCRIVHTTMVVSLEFFQPFFGYYFFNALLLVLQGLHIFWAYLILRMVYKFVFTGKVERDERSDEESEVDERDKEEEPEEEEGEHNCEQRKETINPKLTSLANNCVLNNLTNQRNLNSRLRKAR; encoded by the exons ATGGAGGCCTTGTTAAACGAGTGGCTGTGGCAGGAGGAGTACTGGCTTCCTCCTGGCATCAGCTGGCAGGACATCAAGACGAAGGATGAGGATGGCCGTTTTCCTCTGCCCAGGGATCTCCTCATCACGTTGCCACTGGCCTTTGTCTTTATAGCCCTGAGATATGTATTTGAGAG GATCATCGCCATTCCTTTTAGCAAATGTTTAGGTGTGAAGGATCGAATTCGGATTCAAGCTCCATCTATCCCAAAGCTGGATGCCTTCTACAAACACATCAGTGGACAACCATCACAA agtCAAGTGGTGAGTTTGGGGAGACAATGTGGACTATCTCAAAGAAAGATTCACACCTGGTTCAGACACAGAAGGAACCAGGACCGACCCAGCAGCACAAAAAAGTTCTGCGAGGCATC TTGGCGGTTTGTGTTCTACATCGTCTCCTTTGCAGCAGGACTCGGCTCGCTGATTAAT ACTGCCTGGTTCTGGGATCCCAGAGAGTGCTGGACGGGATATCCCAAACAG CCTGTGGCAGATGCTCATTACTGGTATTACATCTTGGAGCTGAGTTTCTATCTGTCCCTGCTGCTAAGTGTTTCAGTGGATGTCAAGCGAAAG GATTTTAAGGAGCAGGTGGTTCATCACATCGCCACTATATTTCTTATCGGATTCTCCTACTGCGCCAACTATGTGAGGGTTGGCACGCTGGTGATGCTGGTGCATGATTCCTCGGACTTCCTTCTCGAG TCTGCCAAGATGTTTCACTACGCAGTGTGGACAAGGACATGTGATTCGCTGTTTGTCATATTTGCTGTGGTCTTCCTGGTTACAAGACTAGTGGTGTTTCCTTGCAG AATTGTCCATACAACCATGGTGGTGTCGCTTGAGTTTTTCCAGCCTTTCTTTGGTTATTATTTCTTCAACGCTCTGCTGCTGGTTCTGCAAGGACTGCACATCTTCTGGGCCTACCTCATCCTGCGCATGGTGTACAAGTTTGTCTTCACGGGCAAG GTGGAACGAGATGAACGCAGTGATGAGGAAAGTGAGGTGGATGAACGTGACAAAGAAGAGGAacctgaggaagaggagggtgaGCACAACTGTGAGCAAAGGAAAGAGACAATTAACCCCAAGCTGACATCGCTAGCAAACAACTGTGTCCTGAACAACTTGACCAACCAGAGGAATCTAAACAGCAGGCTCCGAAAAGCCAGATAG
- the LOC124874364 gene encoding kelch-like protein 23: MACSADAEQKSQSCRPTPLSKPENKSEQDESTLHADASEPDTIPDATLRVEGESFYVSRHHLALQSPYFRALFFGCGVESNKRQVEIKGVDLQYFKVLIEYSKTQRLALNRENVLGILETADFLQLERPRLLCCKFLERELHLNNCLGMMAYAWQLGCTQLYTVARQVTLTHFSAILTQEDFLCLSKETIADLLASDDLAIFKDDLALEATLRWVSSDPNREEHFLELVELVRPEFLSLPSLTKLLTTMKSLDPRARLICRLNDHFPASWSVGRSLRRTRARETLYVLGGPHDKEEQALYQFHPQSGRWQSCSPLQRKNLTQYSVAAVGDNVIVTGGYFRDVLWFSVDWVRFYECRYQRWLDGPAMQKSRHSHCSIGLDSVLYVLAGSMDEGLVADVERLVLGSEEGWEGLSPMVRAVERAATAALGMCIYVTCGLDENGDVYAGIQRYVVKEDQWDVVSYSPFPRYDLVATELNGALYLFGGQALRFDVETDEWTVIEEECLERKFFCGCTNISGQIYLVSERKSNKAFPNMVLMDPYIDTCIQTDDAVPCPMPLRGCVTMRMVT, encoded by the exons ATGGCCTGCAGCGCTGACGCTGAGCAGAAGTCTCAGAGCTGTAGACCGACTCCTCTTTCTAAACCAGAAAACAAATCAGAGCAGGATGAATCTACTCTCCATGCTGACGCTTCAGAGCCTGACACAATCCCTGATGCTACCCTACGGGTGGAAGGAGAGAGCTTTTATGTCAGCCGACACCATCTGGCCCTCCAGAGTCCTTACTTTAGGGCTCTGTTTTTCGGCTGTGGCGTGGAAAGCAACAAAAGACAGGTGGAGATCAAAGGGGTGGATCTGCAGTACTTTAAGGTTCTGATAGAGTACAGCAAGACACAGCGACTCGCTCTGAACAGAGAAAATGTTCTGGGAATCCTTGAGACTGCAGACTTCTTACAGCTGGAGCGACCCAGGCTACTGTGCTGCAAGTTCCTGGAGCGTGAGCTGCACCTCAACAACTGCTTGGGAATGATGGCCTATGCCTGGCAGCTTGGCTGTACTCAGCTGTACACTGTAGCACGACAGGTGACGCTCACACACTTCTCTGCAATTTTAACTCAAGAAGACTTCCTGTGCCTTTCCAAGGAGACAATAGCAGACCTTCTTGCCAGCGATGACCTGGCCATCTTCAAAGATGACCTGGCCTTGGAGGCCACCTTACGCTGGGTGTCATCTGACCCTAATCGAGAGGAACATTTCCTTGAGCTTGTTGAGCTGGTGAGGCCAGAGTTTCTCTCTTTACCATCTCTCACTAAACTTTTGACCACAATGAAAAGCTTGGACCCCAGAGCCAGGCTCATCTGCAGGCTCAATGATCATTTCCCAGCTTCTTGGTCTGTGGGAAGGTCATTGAGGAGAACCAGAGCCAGAGAGACTTTGTATGTCCTGGGTGGACCTCATGATAAGGAGGAACAGGCCCTGTATCAGTTTCACCCTCAGAGTGGTAGATGGCAGAGCTGCTCACCTCTGCAGAGAAAGAACCTTACTCAGTATTCTGTCGCAGCAGTGG GTGACAATGTGATCGTGACAGGTGGCTACTTCAGGGACGTGCTGTGGTTCAGTGTGGATTGGGTCAGGTTTTACGAATGTCGGTACCAACGCTGGCTGGATGGTCCAGCCATGCAGAAGTCCAGACACAGTCACTGCTCCATTGGGCTGGATTCAGTCCTGTATGTCCTGGCTGGCAGTATGGATGAAGGCCTCGTGGCTGACGTAGAGAGGCTGGTCCTGGGGTCAGAGGAGGGCTGGGAGGGGCTGAGCCCCATGGTTAGGGCAGTCGAGAGGGCGGCTACTGCTGCTCTAGGAATGTGTATTTATGTTACATGTGGCCTGGATGAAAACGGGGATGTGTATGCAGGAATTCAGAGATATGTGGTGAAGGAGGATCAGTGGGATGTAGTCTCCTATTCTCCGTTTCCACG GTATGACCTAGTTGCCACTGAGCTCAATGGTGCCCTCTACCTATTTGGAGGCCAAGCCCTGCGTTTTGACGTGGAGACTGATGAATGGACGGTGATCGAAGAAGAATGTTTGGAGAGAAAGTTTTTTTGTGGCTGCACCAACATCAGCGGCCAGATCTACCTAGTTAGTGAGAGGAAAAGTAACAAAGCATTCCCAAACATGGTGCTGATGGACCCTTACATAGACACTTGCATTCAGACAGACGATGCTGTACCCTGCCCCATGCCCCTTAGAGGATGTGTCACCATGAGGATGGTCACATGA
- the lsm7 gene encoding U6 snRNA-associated Sm-like protein LSm7 isoform X2: MTDKEKKKKESIFDLSKYIDKMIRVKFQGGREASGVLKGFDPLLNLVLDGTIEYMRDPDDQLKLTEDTRQLGLVVCRGTSVVLICPQDGMEAIPNPFIQQQDG; encoded by the exons ATGACG gacaaagaaaagaagaagaaggagagcATCTTCGACTTGTCTAAATACATTGACAAGATGATTCGTGTGAAGTTCCAAGGAGGAAGAGAGG CTAGCGGGGTCCTGAAAGGGTTTGATCCTCTGCTAAACTTAGTGCTGGACGGCACGATCGAGTATATGCGAG ATCCAGATGACCAGCTGAAGCTGACAGAAGACACCCGGCAGCTGGGGTTGGTGGTCTGCAGAGGAACCTCCGTAGTGCTAATCTGTCCTCAGGATGGCATGGAGGCCATACCGAACCCGTTCATACAGCAGCAGGATGGCTAG
- the lsm7 gene encoding U6 snRNA-associated Sm-like protein LSm7 isoform X1: protein MKDGYCNDKEKKKKESIFDLSKYIDKMIRVKFQGGREASGVLKGFDPLLNLVLDGTIEYMRDPDDQLKLTEDTRQLGLVVCRGTSVVLICPQDGMEAIPNPFIQQQDG, encoded by the exons ATGAAGGACGGTTATTGCAAT gacaaagaaaagaagaagaaggagagcATCTTCGACTTGTCTAAATACATTGACAAGATGATTCGTGTGAAGTTCCAAGGAGGAAGAGAGG CTAGCGGGGTCCTGAAAGGGTTTGATCCTCTGCTAAACTTAGTGCTGGACGGCACGATCGAGTATATGCGAG ATCCAGATGACCAGCTGAAGCTGACAGAAGACACCCGGCAGCTGGGGTTGGTGGTCTGCAGAGGAACCTCCGTAGTGCTAATCTGTCCTCAGGATGGCATGGAGGCCATACCGAACCCGTTCATACAGCAGCAGGATGGCTAG